A part of Candidatus Neomarinimicrobiota bacterium genomic DNA contains:
- the secG gene encoding preprotein translocase subunit SecG: MTFLYIILVIISLLLMMVILMQSSKGGGLAGTFGGGNTASALFGGVGASNFLTKLTAGFAVAFMVLIILIGVLNKGGSSDQNDFQKELQEDIFIPGTQFEATSPAEAAAPTVATEATGIDLPTDE; this comes from the coding sequence ATGACATTTCTGTACATTATCCTGGTGATCATATCACTACTATTGATGATGGTAATTCTTATGCAGTCCAGCAAGGGCGGTGGATTAGCCGGAACTTTTGGTGGAGGTAACACGGCCAGTGCACTTTTTGGCGGAGTAGGAGCCAGTAATTTCTTAACCAAATTAACAGCTGGATTTGCCGTCGCATTTATGGTTCTTATTATTTTGATCGGTGTTCTCAACAAAGGTGGATCATCAGATCAGAACGATTTTCAGAAAGAATTACAGGAAGATATCTTCATTCCCGGTACTCAGTTTGAAGCAACCAGTCCTGCTGAAGCAGCAGCTCCAACCGTAGCAACGGAAGCGACCGGAATCGACCTGCCAACTGACGAATAG
- the tpiA gene encoding triose-phosphate isomerase, producing the protein MKRNKIVAGNWKMHFGSKEAGEFAESLRNNLLDTHGVSVILCPPFLALKTVFDTVSGSELKVGAQNMHWEEAGAFTGEITGAMIRETGAEYVILGHSERRHVFGESDEWVNKKVHRSLKTGLIPIFCVGEKIEEREAEETEKVIARQLRVGLKNLSDTDMDTVIIAYEPVWAIGTGLTASPEQAAAIHTFIRGALKTLFNENVAESTWILYGGSVKPDNTIGLLSNKDIDGALVGGASMQLESFKGIIDEAGAIK; encoded by the coding sequence TTGAAAAGAAATAAGATAGTAGCCGGGAATTGGAAGATGCATTTCGGTTCCAAAGAGGCTGGAGAATTCGCTGAATCACTACGGAATAATTTATTGGACACCCATGGGGTCTCGGTTATTTTATGCCCGCCTTTTTTGGCATTGAAGACAGTTTTTGATACGGTAAGTGGTAGTGAGCTAAAGGTTGGTGCCCAAAATATGCATTGGGAAGAAGCCGGGGCTTTTACCGGTGAGATCACCGGTGCCATGATCCGGGAAACTGGAGCCGAATATGTGATCCTGGGTCATTCTGAAAGACGACATGTCTTTGGTGAGAGTGATGAATGGGTCAATAAAAAAGTTCACAGGTCTTTGAAAACAGGTTTGATCCCCATTTTTTGTGTGGGCGAGAAGATTGAAGAGCGAGAAGCTGAAGAAACTGAAAAGGTGATTGCCAGACAACTTCGGGTTGGCTTAAAGAATTTGAGCGATACCGACATGGATACAGTGATCATTGCTTATGAGCCTGTCTGGGCCATTGGAACCGGTCTTACGGCTTCACCTGAACAAGCTGCAGCGATCCACACCTTTATTCGTGGCGCGTTGAAAACGCTGTTTAACGAAAATGTCGCTGAATCGACTTGGATCCTTTACGGGGGAAGTGTCAAACCTGATAATACAATTGGTTTATTGTCCAATAAGGACATTGATGGAGCTCTGGTTGGCGGAGCAAGTATGCAGCTTGAATCTTTCAAGGGCATCATAGACGAAGCCGGAGCTATCAAGTAG
- a CDS encoding phosphoglycerate kinase, with product MPKHVKDLVVTGKKVFIRTDYNVPLDSEGQVTDDFRIQASLPTIEHLLKQGAAIIIASHLGRPKGAVVPEMSLAPVARRLTKLVSAEVRFAPDCVGPEVEAMAADLKPGQILILENLRFHAAETDNDPEFSRQLAGLADIYVNDAFGTAHRAHASNVGIVAYMAEQAAGFLLMQEIDFLVKAIESPVRPFTVILGGSKVSGKIDLLKRLADIADNILIGGGMAFTFLSAAPLNHNVGSSLVEEDRLQFASDVIELCLDKGVNLVLPSDCIAGKEIAEDAEARELPIRALEDDLMGLDIGGRTIQSFNQILDSSKTVLWNGPMGVFEMTPFQEGTRTIAQKLCDITKQGATTIVGGGDSAAALKKFGMTGCVSHTSTGGGASLELLSGIDLPAFEALKGAK from the coding sequence ATGCCAAAACATGTCAAAGACCTGGTCGTCACCGGGAAGAAAGTTTTCATCAGGACAGACTATAATGTGCCCCTGGATAGTGAGGGACAAGTAACTGATGATTTTCGTATCCAGGCTTCCCTACCAACCATCGAACACTTGTTAAAGCAAGGTGCGGCTATCATAATAGCTTCACACCTGGGTCGACCAAAAGGTGCGGTGGTTCCTGAAATGAGCCTGGCACCGGTTGCCAGAAGGTTGACCAAATTGGTTTCAGCAGAGGTTCGGTTTGCTCCGGATTGTGTTGGACCAGAAGTAGAGGCAATGGCGGCAGATCTAAAACCGGGACAGATTCTCATTCTTGAGAATCTGCGTTTCCATGCTGCTGAAACTGATAATGATCCGGAGTTCTCCAGGCAATTGGCTGGGTTGGCTGACATCTACGTCAATGATGCTTTTGGGACTGCTCATCGGGCGCATGCCTCCAATGTGGGGATAGTCGCTTATATGGCTGAACAGGCTGCCGGCTTTTTACTTATGCAGGAGATCGACTTCCTGGTTAAGGCCATCGAGTCTCCGGTAAGACCCTTTACAGTTATTCTGGGTGGCTCCAAGGTTAGTGGTAAGATCGACCTGTTAAAACGATTGGCAGATATAGCAGATAATATTCTCATTGGTGGCGGGATGGCCTTTACTTTCTTGAGTGCAGCCCCTTTGAACCATAATGTTGGTTCATCCCTGGTGGAAGAAGACCGCTTACAGTTTGCGTCAGATGTCATTGAACTCTGTCTGGACAAGGGTGTTAATCTTGTTTTGCCGTCTGATTGTATTGCTGGAAAAGAGATCGCTGAAGATGCTGAGGCCCGGGAATTGCCTATCCGAGCTTTGGAGGATGATCTTATGGGTCTTGATATTGGCGGGAGAACAATTCAATCTTTTAATCAGATCCTGGATTCATCCAAAACGGTGCTGTGGAATGGACCAATGGGAGTTTTTGAAATGACTCCTTTTCAAGAAGGCACCAGAACTATTGCTCAAAAACTTTGTGATATTACAAAACAAGGTGCTACCACCATCGTAGGTGGTGGGGATAGTGCCGCTGCGCTCAAAAAATTCGGGATGACGGGTTGCGTAAGCCACACTTCTACCGGAGGGGGCGCTTCACTGGAATTGTTAAGCGGTATCGATCTACCCGCTTTTGAAGCTTTGAAAGGAGCTAAATAA
- a CDS encoding class II fructose-bisphosphate aldolase: protein MKAYNNPPQLNTSRRFSDNMTSAHALTLKAKQGEKGNLKSKPYALPAFNITTIQGIDAAFDAFEILGSSGLLEISNSALKHFGGGDSITGLEVAADYIASRAKRSTVKVATHLDHGDYTTEAGRKVVQGAVQHLTSVMADNSTDHANKCGRSLEENIGYTREVVNMAHPLGVSVEGELGVLAGEEDEDTKSEISTYTQPDEFEQFITETGVLMIAPTIGTMHGPNKGKPGTKVKLNIELAYELLKIADRVQPETIFVAHGASTLYSQVVEYAVEQLGNLGAGMAEKYGQTWKNFVGTDWEQIQGLIGAGFAKINTDTENRQTFLSALLGAVHENAAKIDIRWYDKKTTEALTQSYLIKCIMAENYGVWHEPKINVEKFKFDLHVGLADALKNAQ, encoded by the coding sequence ATGAAAGCCTACAACAATCCACCTCAATTGAATACCTCTCGGAGATTTTCAGATAACATGACCAGTGCTCATGCCCTGACCCTCAAAGCTAAACAAGGTGAAAAGGGTAACTTGAAGAGCAAGCCCTACGCTCTTCCGGCTTTTAACATCACAACCATTCAGGGGATCGATGCAGCCTTTGATGCTTTCGAAATTCTAGGTTCTTCAGGCCTCCTCGAGATCTCGAACAGTGCCTTGAAACATTTTGGTGGCGGGGATTCCATCACCGGTTTGGAAGTAGCCGCTGATTATATTGCCTCTCGAGCAAAACGTTCAACTGTCAAAGTAGCCACTCATCTGGATCATGGTGATTACACGACTGAAGCTGGTCGCAAAGTGGTTCAGGGCGCAGTTCAGCATTTGACAAGTGTCATGGCTGACAATTCAACAGATCATGCCAACAAATGTGGTCGCTCACTGGAAGAGAATATCGGTTATACCCGTGAAGTAGTGAATATGGCTCACCCCCTGGGTGTTTCTGTCGAAGGAGAATTGGGAGTATTGGCCGGCGAAGAGGACGAAGATACCAAATCCGAGATCTCAACCTACACCCAGCCCGATGAATTTGAACAATTCATCACCGAAACAGGTGTGCTGATGATTGCTCCCACCATTGGAACTATGCACGGTCCCAACAAGGGCAAACCTGGTACTAAGGTCAAACTTAATATTGAATTAGCCTATGAATTACTGAAGATCGCCGACCGTGTTCAACCCGAGACTATTTTTGTAGCTCACGGTGCTTCAACCCTTTATTCCCAGGTTGTGGAATATGCGGTAGAACAATTGGGAAATCTGGGAGCAGGGATGGCTGAGAAATATGGCCAGACCTGGAAAAATTTTGTGGGTACAGACTGGGAACAGATCCAGGGACTGATCGGTGCTGGTTTTGCCAAGATCAATACCGATACAGAAAATCGTCAAACCTTCCTCAGCGCTCTTCTGGGTGCTGTCCATGAGAATGCAGCCAAGATCGATATCCGCTGGTATGATAAGAAAACCACCGAAGCATTGACCCAGAGTTACCTGATCAAATGTATCATGGCTGAAAATTATGGTGTCTGGCATGAACCCAAGATCAATGTGGAGAAATTCAAGTTTGATCTGCATGTTGGTCTGGCTGATGCGCTGAAGAACGCCCAATAA